A genomic window from Quercus lobata isolate SW786 chromosome 10, ValleyOak3.0 Primary Assembly, whole genome shotgun sequence includes:
- the LOC115964068 gene encoding LEAF RUST 10 DISEASE-RESISTANCE LOCUS RECEPTOR-LIKE PROTEIN KINASE-like 1.2 isoform X3, with translation MEAHHLPLSSLITLSLFLAILPPSYCTDDARFVDCSRPYECGGIKNVSYPFWGGNRPEYCGRQGFKLECNEYPIIKFGEQEFLILNISESQHIMTIARLDLWLCPQTYLDTVLNYSIFDYAPTVQNITFFYDCPPQVNTLIPVQNRFKCSLEGSDVDNNAYFVNESSAKIHIREPEKCRGEIRVPILRNAIDESAGVVPALKEVLNRGFDVEYIPLDDIVCNGCVESGGKCGSNVTHEFVCLCRDGERSYTCPDKQGNKWWKYVLGAVSCLITVVLILGIIFLINRRRMKKKYDPSILLSRSISYDPSGTTDQERGSSYFGVHLFTYNELEEATNNFDSAKELGDGGFGTVYYGILRDGRQVAVKRLYEHNCRRVEQFMNEVEILTRLRHPNLVSLYGCTSRTSRELLLVYEYIPNGTVADHLHGDLAKPGALPFPTRMKIAVETATALAYLHASDIIHRDVKTNNILLDNNFLVKVADFGLSRLFPTDVTHVSTAPQGTPGYVDPEYHECYQLTEKSDVFSFGVVLIELISSMPAVDISRHRHEINLSNMAMNKIQNHTLHELVDPSLGFESDCTVKNMITDVAELAFQCLQYVKEMRPSMAQVLEALKDIQHRDYIKDEEISISADDVVLLKSDPVPLSPDSALNWNISTSTTSNGSR, from the exons ATGGAAGCCCATCATCTACCTCTCTCTTCCCTCATCACCCTCTCCCTCTTCTTAGCAATATTGCCACCATCTTACTGCACCGACGATGCACGCTTTGTTGATTGCAGTCGTCCCTATGAGTGTGGAGGAATCAAAAACGTTTCTTACCCTTTCTGGGGAGGTAATCGACCTGAATATTGCGGTCGCCAAGGGTTCAAGCTCGAGTGTAATGAATACCCGATTATCAAATTTGGAGAACAAGAGTTCCTCATACTAAACATCAGCGAATCTCAACATATCATGACCATTGCAAGATTGGACCTCTGGCTTTGCCCTCAAACCTACCTCGATACCGTTTTGAATTATAGTATCTTTGATTACGCTCCAACCGTTCAAAACATAACTTTCTTCTACGACTGCCCTCCTCAAGTCAATACACTTATACCGGTCCAAAATAGATTTAAGTGCAGCTTGGAAGGTAGTGATGTAGATAATAACGCTTACTTTGTAAACGAATCGTCAGCAAAGATCCATATTAGGGAGCCAGAGAAATGCAGAGGAGAAATCCGAGTTCCAATTTTACGGAATGCTATTGATGAGTCTGCGGGTGTAGTCCCGGCACTTAAGGAAGTATTGAATCGAGGATTCGATGTGGAATACATTCCCTTGGACGATATTGTCTGTAACGGGTGTGTGGAATCAGGTGGGAAGTGCGGTTCTAACGTAACACACGAATTTGTCTGCCTTTGCCGTGACGGAGAGCGCTCTTATACCTGCCCAG ATAAGCAAGGGAATAAGTGGTGGAAGTATGTTTTAG GTGCTGTCTCATGTCTCATAACGGTCGTTCTAATACTGGGCATCATATTCTTAATCAATCGACGCCGCATGAAGAAGAAATATGATCCCTCAATCTTACTCAGTCGAAGCATCTCTTATGATCCCTCTGGAACGACAGATCAAGAGAGGGGAAGTAGCTACTTTGGAGTTCATCTCTTCACCTACAATGAACTTGAAGAAGCCACTAACAATTTTGATTCAGCCAAAGAACTTGGAGATGGAGGCTTTGGCACTGTATACTATG GCATACTTCGTGATGGGCGTCAAGTTGCAGTGAAGCGCTTGTACGAACACAACTGCAGAAGAGTAGAACAATTCATGAATGAAGTTGAGATCCTTACTCGCTTGCGCCACCCAAATCTAGTCTCACTGTATGGATGCACCTCTCGCACTAGCCGTGAACTCCTGCTTGTTTATGAATACATTCCTAATGGCACAGTTGCTGATCATCTTCATGGTGATCTTGCAAAACCCGGTGCACTCCCATTTCCTACTCGAATGAAGATTGCCGTTGAGACAGCAACTGCTTTGGCCTATCTCCATGCTTCTGATATCATCCACCGCGAtgtaaaaacaaacaacattcTCCTTGACAACAATTTTTTGGTTAAGGTTGCAGATTTTGGTCTGTCTCGTCTCTTTCCCACCGATGTCACTCATGTCTCGACTGCTCCACAAGGTACTCCAGGTTATGTCGATCCAGAATATCACGAATGTTACCAACTTACTGAAAAAAGTGACGTGTTCAGCTTTGGGGTGGTCTTGATTGAGCTTATATCATCTATGCCTGCTGTTGATATCTCAAGGCATCGACACGAAATTAATTTGTCTAACATGGCTATGAACAAGATCCAAAACCACACGTTGCATGAACTTGTGGACCCTTCTCTTGGGTTTGAATCAGACTGTACGgtgaaaaacatgataactgatGTGGCAGAGTTGGCATTTCAGTGTTTGCAATATGTTAAGGAAATGAGACCATCAATGGCACAGGTGCTTGAAGCACTAAAGGATATACAACATAGAGACTACATTAAAGATGAGGAGATTAGTATTTCTGCAGATGATGTTGTATTGTTGAAGAGTGATCCGGTACCACTTTCGCCAGATTCTGCGCTAAATTGGAATATCAGTACGTCTACAACATCAAATGGTAGTCGTTAA